From Epinephelus lanceolatus isolate andai-2023 chromosome 12, ASM4190304v1, whole genome shotgun sequence, the proteins below share one genomic window:
- the LOC117272297 gene encoding protein THEM6-like: MWWVLWVLAILLAIFCTFDVWYFLRAAAVIIRAWFQPPIWDVTAEQTRTSRVTTNDIDMCHMNNARYLRECDFARFSLYMRNGVFKALRALKASMVVGATTIRYRRALCIGEGYELRSRIVTWDDKAFFLEQRFVSTKDGLVCAVMYCKQSVIRSSPDKIMQHLCKRKVECPEFPEDLQHWVNFISASSQALRAENGLDEKNK; encoded by the exons ATGTGGTGGGTGCTGTGGGTGCTCGCCATCTTGCTGGCTATCTTCTGCACTTTCGATGTGTGGTACTTCCTCAGGGCAGCTGCTGTGATCATCAGGGCCTGGTTCCAGCCCCCAATCTGGGATGTCACCGCAGAGCAGACTCGTACCAGCCGGGTCACTACCAATGACATCGACATGTGCCACATGAACAATGCTCGTTACCTCCGAGAGTGTGACTTTGCCCGCTTCTCTCTGTACATGCGTAACGGCGTGTTCAAGGCGCTGCGAGCACTCAAAGCTTCGATGGTAGTGGGGGCCACCACCATCCGTTACCGCAGGGCCCTGTGTATAGGTGAGGGGTACGAGCTGCGGAGTCGCATCGTCACTTGGGACGACAAAGCCTTTTTCCTGGAGCAGAGATTTGTGTCAACAAAAGATGGGCTGGTGTGTGCCGTCATGTACTGCAAGCAGAGCGTAATACGCAGCAGCCCGGACAAGATCATGCAGCACCTGTGTAAGCGAAAG GTGGAGTGCCCTGAGTTTCCAGAGGACCTTCAGCACTGGGTCAACTTCATCTCTGCCAGCAGCCAGGCCCTCAGAGCCGAGAACGGACTAGATGAGAAGAACAAATGA